TAGTTAAATGATCAAGCTATTTCTCAGGAGATTTCAAAGCCTGATCTAGTACTTGTCGAGCCTGTTCTGCTTTTGCTCTTGCTTCTTGATAACGCAGATTAGCTTGGGCATAATTTTTGAGAACTTTAAAACCTTCCTTGAGACGAGTAATTTCCTCCTCAGTCACAGACTTATCTGAAAATAGGATGTCAACCGCCTTGCGAACTTCCATAGCTTCGGTGCGTGACTCCTGCACTTTCAACTTGAGTGTGGCTAGGTTACTCAAAACCTGCACAGCCTGTGTAATGGCGTCTTCGTCGCTCGTGGTCTCCGTTGATGTTTCTTTGACTTCAATGAGCTGTTGGGGACCAAATCCATCTTCGAGTTCCGTAGGTAACTGACCTTCATCCATCAGTTTCATCAACTGATCCATCGCTTTTTCACGGGCTTTGGCTGAATCTTTACCGGGAACGGAGAGGATGATTTCTGGGCTTTGAGCAAGAGTGTACTGAACCATAAATTAGGTAGAGAATGTGCTAGTAAACCAAGCCGGGGTAATAATTTTAACGCGAAACAAAGCTGCAAAACCAGCAAAACAAAATGTCTTGTTCTTTTATTAGTACAAGCATATTATAATAAGACAAAAAACAGCACTTATTCACTAGACTTCTTGCAAAAATCCAAAAAAAAGAAGAATTAACCACAGATGGACGAGGCAGTGCGTTGCGGTGAATCAGCCCTGCAGGCGGGTTTCCCGCCGTAGGGGACTGTGAACCCGAAGGGGGGTTCCCCCCGTTGTTCGCGCAGCGTCTCCGCAGGAGATAGCAACTGCCGTACAGATGGACACAGATGGAATCAAACAGATGCAAGAAGTCTACTTCTTGTATCGCTGTGCCGTCAGACTACTAAAAATTAGGAGTTGGGACGCTTGGTTTTGTTAAGCCTTGTTCGTGTAACCTTGCCAAGTTACGAAAAATAAAACTTTATACTGGAAGAAGTAAGAGTATTTTTCGCTGCGAGGGAAGAGCGATGGCTCCAAATCCCACCATTATGCAAGCTGTGGAACAATTAGGTTACCGCGTCACTGTTGGAGACGTGGCAACCCAGGCAGGATTAAATGTCATGCAGGCAAATCAAGGGTTATTAGCCCTTGCTTCTGATGTCGGTGGACATTTACAAGTTTCTAATACGGGTGACATTGTTTACCTATTTCCAAAAAACTTACGGTCAATTTTACGTAATAAGTATTTGCAATTAAGGTTGCAGGAATGGTGGAAAAAAGTTTGGGGTGTTCTGTTTTACTTAATTCGGATTTCCTTCGGAATTTTCTTAATTGTTTCCATCGCCCTGATAACTATCAGCATCATCTTAATCATCTCAGCTGTTAACTCAGACCGCGATGGCGACAATAGAGGGGTCAATTTTAGTGGTGGCTTTTTCTTTTTCCCTGATTTATTCTGGTATCTTAGCCCAGATTATGATACTCGTCAGCGGGAAAGACGTCGGGAGAAAAGCAATCTAAATTTCTTTGAATCTGTATTTTCCTTTTTGTTCGGCGATGGCAACCCTAATAACAACTTAGAAGAACGCCGCTGGCAAGAAATTGCTACAGTGATTCGTAACAACCAAGGTGCCATAGTCGCTGAACAAATTGCGCCCTATTTGGATAATATTGGAGAGGGTTATACCAGAGAGTACGAAGACTATATGCTGCCCGTTCTCACTCGTTTCAACGGGCAACCCAAGGTCAGTCCCCAAGGGCAAATTGTTTATTATTTTCCAGAGTTGCAGGTGAGTGCTGCCAAGAAACGCCGTCAGTCTCTATCAGCTTATTTGAAGGAATTGCCTTGGCGCTTTAGTGCGGCAAATTCAGGACAAATTATGCTGAGTGCAGGGTTGGGTATAGCGAATTTTGTTGGTGCATTAGTGCTCTTAAGTTTGTTGAGAGATGGCACTGTAGCCGCCCAAATAGGTGGACTTGTTGCTTTTGTACAAGGGATTTATTGGCTATTATTGGCTTACGGAACAGGTTTTTTAGTTGTTCCTTTAGTACGTTATTTCTGGATTCAGTGGCGCAATAGCAAAATTGCTAAACGCAACCGAGAGCGCCTATTCTGGGCAAACCTATTAGCAAGCGCGGATGCTCAGTTGCAGCAAAAAATAGCTTATGCTCAACAGTTTGCAGCAGAAAAAGTTCTGGGGAATGAAGATTTGGTCTACTCCAGCGAAACCGACTTATTAGAACAGGAAATAGAACATTCTCAACAAATTGATGCTGAATGGCAAAAACGCCTAAGCAGAGGAAGCGGGGAGTAGGGCAAAGATGAGGGAGTGGAGGGAGATTAAAGAAATTAATTTGTCTTCCCCCCACTCCTCCACTCCTCCACTCCTCCACTCCCCCACTCCTCCACTCCTCCACTCCTGTTGATTACTTCACCCGAATAGGTGCTAGAGCAACACCTCGGTAATAGTAATTCAAAATTTGCAGGTGATTATACCCTCGCTTTGCGAGATTGTAAGCTCCCCACTGACTCATGCCTAAAGCATGACCATAGCCAAGACCTGTTAGTGTAAAACCTCCATTCCCATTGCTGACGGTAAAGCGGGTGCTTTTCAGCTTGAGGGCTGTACGCACATCCTCGCCCCTGAGAACTTTCTCACCCTTGTCGCCGACAATTTTCAGCGCTGTCACACTGCCGAAACGCGATGTACTTTCAGGAATAATTTGCTTAACGTTGCCCACATCTGGAATTTGGGTGCTAACTTCCCCCGGGGAAAAAGTTCTGACCCAGTTGCACTCGCTGATATTTTGGTCGAAGTCTGGAACAGCACGTAGGTATGGCTCGTTACTTCCCCAAACATCTTCTGAGTTTTCAGTGTGTCCGCCAGAACAAGCGTGGAAGACAGAAAGAATAATCCTGTTTCTGTAAGTCAGTACTTTCCCAGATGTGCCATCAACCGCAGCGTAGGTTGTGGGAGATTCACTGTTGACGCCTTTGTAAATTTGCCAACGATCTGGTGTATCGCCCACATCGTAAATGGGATTACTGCGCTGTCTCTCGCGCTCGTAAAGAGCATATGTACGGGCGGCGATCGCTTGAGCCTTTAGGGCTTCTAAAGGCCAACGGTTGTCCATTTCGCCACCAATAACGCTGTAGAGATATTCTTCCAAATCAACCCAGTTAACAACAGATAAACCTTTTTGTGTCGGTACAACGAGAGTTCTGCCTCGATACCAGCGATCGCCAATATAAACGAATCCCTTACCTGATGGCTCAATCCAGAATAGATTAGACTGCCACCTATCCAAAGCAACTCCACCTGGAACCGGTTGGGCATAGTAAGCACTCATTCCCGGTAACTGTCCTAGAGTACGACCGCTACTATCCTTGACAACCGCAGCCGTAGAACTACCGACTTTTACCTGATTGACGTCCCTTTCAATTGCCACGCGCAGGATGACAGATGCTTGAGATGGGGCAACCATAGCTATCCATATGAGGATACCAAGCCACCAATGGCGTCCTTTGATGTGGGAAAATAAAGAGGCTAAGAACAGTTGGAATTTCATGCTAACAATGATAGTTACACTTTTGTATGGTTGACGCTCACTTCTGCTGTAGTTTCCCTTCAAGTAAGATTTCAACCCTATAAAATATAAATGAACTACCATAGGCTAGCAACGCTATTTGTATAGCATTTGTCATTGCAACGCTAAAATTCTTTCTAGCCTTCCCAAACTAATTCTTAATTACTCACTCAATTACGAATAAAGAGTAGGGATACAAGAATACGTCAAAAAAGATTTTTTAACTTTTAACTTTTAACTTTTTAAAAGGGATTGGCGATGATAGAAAAGTACAAACCGTTTTCCTGCCATGTGCCTTTATTGTCATTCCCAGCAATTGAAATTAAAGGAATACCCCAGTCCAAGCGGACGGTAAGGCGGTCTTGTAATTGTAGGCGCAACCCTAAGCCTACAGACATAAGTGTATTTTGATCTAGCTCAGAATTATCGCTGGTTCTGCCAGAACGGTTCCAGCTTGTACCAATATCGAAAAAGGGAGCGACTTGTAAAAGGCTGTTGGGTTCAAAGAAGCGGAGAATGGGAATTCGGACTTCAGCAGAAGCAAAGAAACCGTTGTCTGTGAGTAAGGCATCTTGGCGGTAGCCTCGGACATTTTCCAGACCACCTAAGCTAAATTGTTCAAAGGCAACCAGTGGTTGGTCTGCGAGCTGCACATCTGTTCGGAGTAACAGGAGGGTATCGCGAGCCAACAGGCGCACCCACTGTGCTTGTCCTCTCCAAGCTAAGAAACTTTTGGAATCAAAAGCGTCAAGTCCCACACTGAACTGAGAACGTAAGGCAAAAACTTGCTGACTGTTGCGCTGTGTCCATTCTTGGAAAAAACGCAAAGCAGTGACCTGCGTTTTTCCTTCCTCATCTGCGCCAAACGCCTCTTGAAAGGGAATCTCCCCATTGAAGAAACTAGCTTCGCTTTCTCGGCGAGTTGCAGTTAAACCCAATGCCAATTCCTGAGTTGGGGATTGTATTATGGGCTGGCGTAGTGTGAGTTCATAGTAGCGGGAGTTGGATTCGATATCTAGGACATTAAAGGGTCTTTCTATCACATCGCTATCAGACATACCAAAGCTAAAGGTAACAGTACCATTGCGGGGATTAAGGGGTACAGAGTAGCTAAAATCCAAGGCATTGCTACCGTCACTATTGGTATAAGTAGCACTAACGCCATCTCCCCATCCAAAGAAATTGGCTTCGCTTACTTGGATTTGGCGGCGAAAACTACCCACAGCAGGAGAACGCCTATTATCTAGGATGATCTGTAGCTTAGAAGTATCTGCCTCCTTGACACGTACTTCTAGCAAACTCAACCCCGGACGGGAACCTGCAGACAGTTCGGCTGACAGGGTTTCAATGAGGGGATTGAGTTGCAAAAGTTGCAATGCTTCTAGCAGGCGATCGCGATTCAGGGGTTTACCTGTAGCTATGGCAAGGCGACTCCGCACGTAGCCAGGATTTAGTCTGCGTGTATTTGATATTTTTATGTCTTCTAGTGTACCCTCAACTATCCGAATTTCTACGACACCTCCTTGGAGTTTCTGTGGTGGGATATAGGCTCCAGATGTTATGTATCCTTGGTCAACATACAGTTGCGTAATTTTCGTTCGCACCTCAAATAATTCTGTAAGGGTAATGGGACGGTTGGTGTAGGGTGCAGTGATTTTGGTAAAATCTTCAGGGCTAAAGACAGTACTGCCTGTGACTTCAAATTTTTCAACCGTGATGGTTTGAGGAACTTCAGTAGGTGGGGGTTGTTCGGAACCGGGAGGTGTGAAGCTGGGTGGAGTCAGTAATTCCTCTGGAGGTGGTAGGCGAGAGGGAGGCGTCGGTTCCGGTAATGGCTGGGTAGAAGGTGGTTCGTTCTGCTGTCGTGAAATGGGTTGGAGACTTAAGATTTGGGTGGGTTGCTGGTTTGATATTTGCGTTGTGTTAACGACTTGTGCTTGTAGTGGTTTCACTGGTAGTGTGCCGATGATTGCTACCAAGCTTAAATAAGGGGAGTATTGATAGAGATATAGTTTTTTGCAAAGTTTATTGGGCATGACAACAGGAGAATGATAAGGGGAGAGGTACAGAATTCACGATTGATGTTTAATTGATGTTTAAGCAATAAGAATGACATCACTGTTAGCATCAATAATCCATCCTTACGCTTCGATAATTTTAGGAGAATCTTGCTTTTTTGGGCTAAAAAATAGAATAAATCTGGCATATTTGTAAGCAATTCCTATAATTTAGGCAATTTGGTAGCTCATAGTAAATTACAGCGGCTTGCAACTGGGTAAGGTGTAAAAAGAAATAATGAACCACAGATGGATACAGATGAAAACCGATATTTATCTGTGTTCATCTGTGTCCATCTGTGGTTTTTTTTCAAAAAATTGACTTTTGCAAGAGTTCTAATATTTAGTAAGCGATATATCTGCTTGTTGCACTCGTGGGAGAAAACCAAAATGGAGATTTCTGCTATTTTTTGCAAAAAAATAGCAGGAAGTGACTCCCAATTTATTAGTTTAAATATTTACATTAGGTGCTCTCTTAACAAAGATGACATTTACTACCCATCCTTGCGCTTCCACCTACTTACGAAACGCAGCGTTCAATTGTTGCTAAAACTGATTTGGAAAGTGCGTCAAAATCATAACCACCTTCCAAGCCAAACACAATTTTACGAGTTATTCCCAGACAATATTGTGTGAATAAACCATAATCTTGCGGTTGCAAATTTATACTGGCTAAAGGGTCATCAGCGTTGGCGTCGTAACCTGCACTCACAATTAGTAAATCTGGCTGAAAGTTGGATAAAAAGGGGAGAACTTTTGTTTCAAAAACTGGTTGGTAGATGCTGATATCGCTCCCAGGAGGAAAGGGCAAATTCAACACATTGTTATGAAAGCCTTGCTCTGTATAATTTCCAGTACCCGGATAGCACGGATACTGATGCAGAGAACAGTAGGCGATTTGTGGGTGAGTTTCTACGATCGCCTGCGTACCATTCCCATGATGCACGTCCCAATCAAGAATGGCGACACGGTTAATTCCTGGTTGTTGCAAAGCATAAAGAGCAGCGATCGCCGCATTGGAAAATAAGCAAAACCCCATCCCAGCATCACTTTCGGCGTGATGTCCTGGTGGACGCGCCAGCACAAAAGCTGGTTTACCCGTTGTTAGGACAGCATCAACTCCATCCAACCAAGCACTCACCGCCAATAAAGCAACATCATAACTGCGCGGCGAAACTGGCGTGTCTCCATCCAAATAACCGCCGCCAGCAAGAGCAATTTCTTGGAGTTTTTTGATGTAGCGCTGCGTGTGTGCTTGTGCCAACACAGACATCAGAGGGCGCTTTTCGGGTGGCGTGGGTAAGCGCCATTCAATGTGTTGTGCAAACGCAGCTTGTTTTAAAGCAGTGGCGATCGCCGTTAGGCGTTCTGGTTTCTCTGGATGAAAAGACCCAGTCTTGTGATCCAGAAACTCGTCGGAATAGATGACGTTCAGCATAGGGTCAAAAAACTTGGCAGCAAGATACCGATTGAATGTATCTATACTACTCTTTAGTAAACCCAATCATTTCATCGGTTGGTTCATCCAGCATTTCCGGTACTACTGCTGGGTTCCCCCTAAGTTCATCTGGTGATAAACCAAGCAAGACATCATCCATTTTTGGAGGATGTTTAATTCTGTCACGCATTTCTGGACTTAATTGTGATTCATCGCCTTGTGGATTTGTCTTTTCGGCTTGATTAGGAGTTGTTTCATCGCTATACATGATTGTTTCCCCAAACTTACACGCCCCAGCTTAAACTCTCCTGTTGCGAGGCACACACTATCTTGGGGCTTAAATTGAGGGTGGGGTATGGGCAGAGTCCTTGCGCCTTTACACCCTTGTTGTGGATGATATTTAGCATATACAAAAACAAAATAAATATTTTGTAATCTTTTGTTTCACTTATCAGGGAAATTAAGCAGTGCTACCAAACAAACGCCCTCCTACTGAGCAAACTCAACGTTGGACATTCTCTCAGCTTTTTGGACGAGCAAGGCGTAATCCTTTCATGATTTCGCGTTGGGTTTTACGCTGGGCTGTTGTAGGGATTTTTTGTGGTTTATTTGCTGGGTTGTACTGGATTGTCCTAGAACTGATGATTCATGGACTCCAAAGATTTCAGGGTCCTAGTCTCCTGTTCGTGATGCCATTGGCTGGTTTAGTTATCGGTCTGGTGATTCATTTCCTTGGGAATCCTGGTGAAATTGGTGTCATAGTTGATAACATCCATTTTCAGGGCGGACGGCTGGATGCTCGCAAAAATCCTTCAATGATTCTTGCTTCCCTAGTCAGCATATCAGCGGGCGGCAGCGCTGGACCAGAAGCACCGTTGGTACAGGTCACGGGTTCCTTTGGCACTTGGGTTGCTGACCGTTTAAGACTTCAAGGTGAAGACTTCAGATCCATGAGTCTGGCGGCGATGGCTGGGGGCTTCACTGCTTTGTTTGGCGCACCTCTTGGTGGTGCTATGTTCGCCTTGGAGATTTTGCACCACCAGCATATTGTGGAGTATTACGAAGCCCTGATGCCCGCCATTGTTTCAAGTTGCGCTAGTTATCTGGTCTTTGCAGCAATTACAAATTTGGGGATTGCACCCACCTGGCATTTCCCTCAGTACCATCTAGAGAGCATAAATGATTTTGCCGTAGCTATCATGTTTGGGATTGTCGGAGTTGCGGCGGGATGGATTTTCATGAGTATTTTTCGCGGATGTGACCGAGTCTTTGCCTTGATTGGTGAACCAATTTATCTACGCACAACAATAGCAGGACTGGGATTGGGCATTTTAGCAACTCTGTTACCTCTCACCCGTTATTTTGGACATGAGGAGTTAGATGAGGTTATCAATCAAAGCTTTCCTGTCGTTTTTTTGTTTGTGCTTGCCTTAGCTAAAATGGCTACCATTAGCATGACTGTGACTGGTGGATGGCGCGGTGGATTTATTATTCCTTTGTTTTTCACGGGTGCTTGTGTCGGTAAAGCCGTTGCAGCCTTAATTCCTGGACTTAATCCCACGCTTGCGATGATTTGTACGATGGCAGCTATCAATGCTTCTGTGACGCGCACACCAATCAGCACAACCTTGCTGTTGTCAAAATTGACCAACTTCAGCCCCTTTACTCCAATCCTGTTTGCCAGTCTGATTGGATTTTTTCTTGCGCCCAAAGTTCCCTTTATTGCATCTCAACTTAAGTCTGGACAAGAAGCCATGAGCACTCATGATTAACCAGTTATTAGCTATCAGTTAACAGCTTAATAACTGTTTATTTTTGACCTTTCACTGTTCATGGTACAAGCCAGAAAACAGCAATATATGCTAGAATTGTATCAAATTACGGCAATTATTCAGCAATAATTGGGAATAGTTTTGCTTTTTTCTCAGTATAAAGCCTAAAATTTGCAATTTTTGGAGTTTTTTGGGTTATGACAACCTCTCAGGAGAGGATTATCCCTACTGACCTGCGGAATGAAATGTCCCGGTCATATTTGGAATACGCGATGAGCGTAATTGTAGGTCGGGCACTGCCAGACGCCAGGGATGGTCTGAAACCTGTGCATCGTCGCATTCTCTACGCAATGCATGAACTGGGGCTAATCCACGAGCGCCCGTTTAAAAAATGCGCTCGTGTGGTAGGGGAAGTGCTGGGTAAATATCACCCCCACGGCGACACAGCTGTCTATGACGCTTTGGTGCGGATGGCGCAGGATTTTTCCATGAGATCGCCCTTAGTTGAAGGGCATGGAAACTTCGGTTCGGTGGACAACGATCCACCAGCGGCAATGCGATACACAGAATGCCGCTTGCAAGCTTTAACCGGCGATGCCCTTCTACAAGATATCGAATCGGAAACAGTTGATTTCGTCGATAACTTCGACGCTTCCCAGCAAGAACCAACAGTGCTGCCAGCAAGGGTTCCGCAGTTACTGCTCAATGGTTCCTCTGGGATCGCGGTGGGTATGGCAACCAACATCCCGCCGCATAACTTGGGGGAATTGATTGATGGGTTGGTAGCACTGATTGAAAATCCAGAAATAACTGATATTCAGTTAATACAGTATATTCCTGGGCCTGACTTTCCTACAGGAGGTCAGATTTTGGGAACATCGGCAATTAGGGAAGCTTATACCACAGGGCGCGGTTCGATCACCATGCGCGGTGTGGCTACAATTGAAACGATTGAACAGCGAGGACGCCCTGACAGAGACGCAATCATCATCACCGAATTGCCCTACCAAACCAACAAAGCGGCGCTGATTGAAAAAATCGCCGAGATGGTGAACGAAAAGAGGATAGAGGGAATTGCCGATATTCGGGATGAGAGCGATCGCGATGGGATGCGAATTGTGATAGAACTCAAGCGCGATGCTTATCCCCGTGTCGTACTAAACAACCTCTACAAGCAAACGCCGCTGCAAGCAAACTTTGGGGCGAATATGCTGGCGCTGGTGAATGGCGAACCGCAGATACTCACCCTGAAGGAGTTTTTGCAAGTCTTCTTGGATTTCCGCATTGAAGCTATTACCAGACGTACTCGATACGAACTGCGAAAAGCCGAAGAACGCGACCACATACTGCAAGGCTTGTTGATTGCCCTAGCCCACCTAGATGAAATTATCAACTTGATTCGCCATGCACCTGATGCGCCGACAGCCAAAGGCGAGTTGATGACAACCTACGGACTTTCGGAAGCGCAAGCAGATGCGATATTGCAAATGCAGCTGCGACGTTTAACAGCCCTAGAAGCAGACAAAATCCGCTCAGAACACGAAGAATTACAAGCAATCATTGCTAACTTGCAGGATATCTTGGCACGGCGAGAGCGGATTCTTGAAATCATTCAAACCGAAGTCAAGCAACTCAAAGAGAAACACGCGACACCTCGGCGCACGGTCATTTCACCCCTTGAAGGAGAAATCGATGAGCGTGACCTCATTGCCAATGAAAAAGCCCTGATTCTGTTGACAGAGCAAGGTTACATCAAACGAATGGCAGTGAATACCTTTGAGGCGCAAAGCCGTGCAACCAGAGGCAAAGCAGCTGCCAAGATGAAAGAAGATGACGGCGTTGAGCATTTCTTGACGTGCTGCGACCATGACAGCGTTCTCTTCTTTAGCGAACGAGGTGTTGTCTACTGCCTGAAAGCGTATCAAATACCCGTGAGTTCCCGAACCAGTCGCGGAACGCCAATAGTGCAAATGCTGCCCATTCCCAAAGAGGAGAAAATCACCTCGATTGTCCCTGTTACAGAGTTTACCAGCGATGAATATTTGGTCATGCTCACCAAGGGTGGCAATATCAAGAAAACAGAGTTGGCAGCATTTAGCAACATTCGTGCCAACGGCTTGATTGCCATATCCTTAGAAGAAGGTGATCAACTCCGGTGGGTGCGACGCGCCAGAGTCGAAGACAGCGTGATCATTGGTTCCCGTCAGGGTATGGCAATTCACTTTAGATGCACTCACGAACAACTGCGTCCTTTAGGACGGGCAACTCGTGGGGTGAAATCGATGAAATTGCGTAAGGGTGACGTACTGGTAGGTATGGATATTCTCCCTGCTGCCATTCTTGCCACTTTAGAAGATACAAGCACAGAAGCCGAAATCGAGGAAATCGAAACAGAAGAAATTGAAAATGAAGAGTCCATAGAAGTCTCCGGCAACGGCAGTACTGGTCCTTGGGCATTGGTTATTACAATGGGAGGATACGGCAAACGCGTCCCAGTTTCCCAATTCCGACTGCAAAATCGTGCTGGGCAAGGTTTAATGGCAACCAAATTCAAAAACCGCAAAATAAAAGACCAACTGGCAACCTTGCACATTGTCAACAGCGACGATGAAATTATGATGGTCACTAGTCGCGGTATCATCATCCGGCAGGCGACAAATGCAATTTCCATACAATCGCGATCAGCAACTGGGGTGCGAGTACAGCGCCTTGATGAAGATGATGTAATCACGGGAGTGGCGATCGTACCCCCCGATACTGGTGATGCAGAAGAGGCAGAGTAGGAAGCAGGGGGAGCAGGGGAAGAAGTTTACTATCTTAATCCCTTACCTAATTGCTCTATCTAGCGGTGTTTTGATGGGGTTGACCGTTGCACCTTTTGGTGCATGGTTCTTAGGGTGGATTGCCCTTGCTCCCCTGTGGGTATTAGTTATTCGTTCTTCACAACGAAAAAACTCTACTCCCCCTACTCCCCATCTCCTCATCCCCGTCTCCCTTGTTTGGGGTATTGGTTATCACGGTCTTGCCTTATCCTGGATTACTGGGATTCACCCCATGACTTGGATGGGGGTTCCTTGGTTGGCGAGTTTGGCGATCGCTCTTTTTTGCTGGATATTCATCACTCTCTGGGGAGCCGCATTAGTTGCCAGTTGGGCAATTTGCTTCTCCTGGATTTTGAGTTTTAAAGTTTGGATTCATCGCAAATTTCAATCTTTTTCCTCCACTCCCCCCCTCCTCCCCTCCCCCCCTCCTCCTCTCATCCGCGTCCTCATTGGCACCGCTCTATGGTGCGGCTTAGAAGCCCTTTGGAGTGCTGGACCTTTGTGGTGGAGTTCTCTTTCTTACACTCAAAGTCCGTATAATCTCGTTATTTTACACCTTGGTCAACTGTCTGGACCAAGCGCGGTGACAGCGGCTCTTGTCGCGGTGAATGGCTTGATTGCTGAAGCATGGATAAACCGCCGAGACGCAGAGAGCGTAGAGAGAAAAAACCTCATTCTCTCCTCTATGCCTCTACGCTTCGTTTATTTAGTAACCGCCGCCACAGTATTCATCACTCTCCACCTCATTGGTTTTGGTTTATACACTCGTCCTCTTCCCCAACCACCAGAAGCAGCGCTAAAAGTGGGGATTATTCAAGGTAATATCCCCAACGAAATCAAACTTTACCCTGAAGGTTTTCGTCGCGCCATTGAAGGTTACACCACTGGATATCTCAGGCTAGCAGCTCAAGATGTAGATGCAGTACTGACCCCAGAAGGCGCTT
The sequence above is a segment of the Mastigocladopsis repens PCC 10914 genome. Coding sequences within it:
- a CDS encoding SpoIID/LytB domain-containing protein; the encoded protein is MKFQLFLASLFSHIKGRHWWLGILIWIAMVAPSQASVILRVAIERDVNQVKVGSSTAAVVKDSSGRTLGQLPGMSAYYAQPVPGGVALDRWQSNLFWIEPSGKGFVYIGDRWYRGRTLVVPTQKGLSVVNWVDLEEYLYSVIGGEMDNRWPLEALKAQAIAARTYALYERERQRSNPIYDVGDTPDRWQIYKGVNSESPTTYAAVDGTSGKVLTYRNRIILSVFHACSGGHTENSEDVWGSNEPYLRAVPDFDQNISECNWVRTFSPGEVSTQIPDVGNVKQIIPESTSRFGSVTALKIVGDKGEKVLRGEDVRTALKLKSTRFTVSNGNGGFTLTGLGYGHALGMSQWGAYNLAKRGYNHLQILNYYYRGVALAPIRVK
- a CDS encoding ShlB/FhaC/HecB family hemolysin secretion/activation protein; its protein translation is MPNKLCKKLYLYQYSPYLSLVAIIGTLPVKPLQAQVVNTTQISNQQPTQILSLQPISRQQNEPPSTQPLPEPTPPSRLPPPEELLTPPSFTPPGSEQPPPTEVPQTITVEKFEVTGSTVFSPEDFTKITAPYTNRPITLTELFEVRTKITQLYVDQGYITSGAYIPPQKLQGGVVEIRIVEGTLEDIKISNTRRLNPGYVRSRLAIATGKPLNRDRLLEALQLLQLNPLIETLSAELSAGSRPGLSLLEVRVKEADTSKLQIILDNRRSPAVGSFRRQIQVSEANFFGWGDGVSATYTNSDGSNALDFSYSVPLNPRNGTVTFSFGMSDSDVIERPFNVLDIESNSRYYELTLRQPIIQSPTQELALGLTATRRESEASFFNGEIPFQEAFGADEEGKTQVTALRFFQEWTQRNSQQVFALRSQFSVGLDAFDSKSFLAWRGQAQWVRLLARDTLLLLRTDVQLADQPLVAFEQFSLGGLENVRGYRQDALLTDNGFFASAEVRIPILRFFEPNSLLQVAPFFDIGTSWNRSGRTSDNSELDQNTLMSVGLGLRLQLQDRLTVRLDWGIPLISIAGNDNKGTWQENGLYFSIIANPF
- a CDS encoding histone deacetylase family protein — encoded protein: MLNVIYSDEFLDHKTGSFHPEKPERLTAIATALKQAAFAQHIEWRLPTPPEKRPLMSVLAQAHTQRYIKKLQEIALAGGGYLDGDTPVSPRSYDVALLAVSAWLDGVDAVLTTGKPAFVLARPPGHHAESDAGMGFCLFSNAAIAALYALQQPGINRVAILDWDVHHGNGTQAIVETHPQIAYCSLHQYPCYPGTGNYTEQGFHNNVLNLPFPPGSDISIYQPVFETKVLPFLSNFQPDLLIVSAGYDANADDPLASINLQPQDYGLFTQYCLGITRKIVFGLEGGYDFDALSKSVLATIERCVS
- a CDS encoding chloride channel protein, coding for MLPNKRPPTEQTQRWTFSQLFGRARRNPFMISRWVLRWAVVGIFCGLFAGLYWIVLELMIHGLQRFQGPSLLFVMPLAGLVIGLVIHFLGNPGEIGVIVDNIHFQGGRLDARKNPSMILASLVSISAGGSAGPEAPLVQVTGSFGTWVADRLRLQGEDFRSMSLAAMAGGFTALFGAPLGGAMFALEILHHQHIVEYYEALMPAIVSSCASYLVFAAITNLGIAPTWHFPQYHLESINDFAVAIMFGIVGVAAGWIFMSIFRGCDRVFALIGEPIYLRTTIAGLGLGILATLLPLTRYFGHEELDEVINQSFPVVFLFVLALAKMATISMTVTGGWRGGFIIPLFFTGACVGKAVAALIPGLNPTLAMICTMAAINASVTRTPISTTLLLSKLTNFSPFTPILFASLIGFFLAPKVPFIASQLKSGQEAMSTHD
- the gyrA gene encoding DNA topoisomerase (ATP-hydrolyzing) subunit A, translated to MTTSQERIIPTDLRNEMSRSYLEYAMSVIVGRALPDARDGLKPVHRRILYAMHELGLIHERPFKKCARVVGEVLGKYHPHGDTAVYDALVRMAQDFSMRSPLVEGHGNFGSVDNDPPAAMRYTECRLQALTGDALLQDIESETVDFVDNFDASQQEPTVLPARVPQLLLNGSSGIAVGMATNIPPHNLGELIDGLVALIENPEITDIQLIQYIPGPDFPTGGQILGTSAIREAYTTGRGSITMRGVATIETIEQRGRPDRDAIIITELPYQTNKAALIEKIAEMVNEKRIEGIADIRDESDRDGMRIVIELKRDAYPRVVLNNLYKQTPLQANFGANMLALVNGEPQILTLKEFLQVFLDFRIEAITRRTRYELRKAEERDHILQGLLIALAHLDEIINLIRHAPDAPTAKGELMTTYGLSEAQADAILQMQLRRLTALEADKIRSEHEELQAIIANLQDILARRERILEIIQTEVKQLKEKHATPRRTVISPLEGEIDERDLIANEKALILLTEQGYIKRMAVNTFEAQSRATRGKAAAKMKEDDGVEHFLTCCDHDSVLFFSERGVVYCLKAYQIPVSSRTSRGTPIVQMLPIPKEEKITSIVPVTEFTSDEYLVMLTKGGNIKKTELAAFSNIRANGLIAISLEEGDQLRWVRRARVEDSVIIGSRQGMAIHFRCTHEQLRPLGRATRGVKSMKLRKGDVLVGMDILPAAILATLEDTSTEAEIEEIETEEIENEESIEVSGNGSTGPWALVITMGGYGKRVPVSQFRLQNRAGQGLMATKFKNRKIKDQLATLHIVNSDDEIMMVTSRGIIIRQATNAISIQSRSATGVRVQRLDEDDVITGVAIVPPDTGDAEEAE